Proteins from a genomic interval of Cuculus canorus isolate bCucCan1 chromosome 19, bCucCan1.pri, whole genome shotgun sequence:
- the PTGES gene encoding prostaglandin E synthase produces the protein MMENTVFMSFTFYSTILILKMYVVAIITGQVRLRKKAFANPEDALRNGGLQYYREDPDVERCRRAHRNDMENIFPFLFLGAVYSLLDPSPAVARIHFFIFCAGRIVHTIAYLLRLKAPTRSVAYSVAQLPCFSMALQILLATTPYW, from the exons ATGATGGAAAACACAGTCTTTATGTCATTTACATTCTACAGCACaatcctgattttaaaaatgtatgtggTTGCTATCATTACGGGACAAGTGAGACTCAGAAAGAAG GCGTTTGCAAACCCAGAGGACGCGCTGCGGAATGGGGGGCTGCAGTACTACCGTGAGGACCCCGATGTGGAGCGGTGCCGCAG GGCCCACCGCAACGACATGGAGAAcatcttccccttcctcttccttggAGCTGTCTACTCCCTGCTGGATCCCAGTCCTGCGGTGGCCAGGATCCACTTCTTCATCTTCTGTGCGGGGCGAATCGTCCACACCATCGCCTACCTCCTGCGGCTGAAGGCACCCACACGCTCAGTGGCCTACAGTGTGGCACAGCTGCCCTGCTTCTCCATGGCACTGCAGATTCTCCTGGCCACCACCCCATACTGGTAA